The following coding sequences lie in one Rutidosis leptorrhynchoides isolate AG116_Rl617_1_P2 chromosome 4, CSIRO_AGI_Rlap_v1, whole genome shotgun sequence genomic window:
- the LOC139845607 gene encoding katanin p60 ATPase-containing subunit A1-like — translation MALISLAGLQDHLKLAREYALEGLYDTSVIFFDGAIAQINKYISSLDDPMIRAKWTNVKKNLLEETEVVKQLDGEMKSLKQTIMGRTSSSPPISAKKSSFVFQPMDEYPSSSGAPSMGDPDVWGPPTRDTSNRRSARGGPGGTRKASQDAVWARSSTSAGRGGPTARGGKAGGSSRTNRASTTSKKGTSSGKSNGAKDDAVNGDAEEVKSKRGQYEGPDADLAATLERDVLDAAPGVRFEDVAGLSEAKRLLEEAVVLPLLMPDYFQGIRRPWKGVLMFGPPGTGKTLLAKAVATECGTTFFNVSSASLASKWRGESERMVRCLFDLARSYSPSTIFIDEIDSLCTSRGASGEHESSRRVKSEVLVQVDGVNNTGTNEDGSRKIVMVLAATNFPWDIDEALRRRLEKRIYIPLPNFESRRELIKINLRTVEVAADVDIDEVARRTEGYSGDDLTNVCRDASLNGMRRLIAGKSREEIKNIAKDDISKDPIAMCDFEEAISKVQPSVSAADIERHEKWFAEFGSA, via the exons ATGGCACTCATATCGCTTGCTGGATTACAGGATCATTTGAAATTAGCCAGAGAATATGCTCTTGAAGGTCTCTATGATACTTCCGTCATCTTCTTCGATGGCGCCATTGCTCAGATCAACAa GTATATAAGCTCACTAGATGATCCAATGATTCGTGCAAAGTGGACGAATGTAAAGAAAAATTTATTAGAGGAGACTGAGGTTGTTAAGCAATTGGATGGAGAGATGAAGTCTTTAAAGCAGACTATAATGGGTAGAACGTCTTCTTCACCTCCAATTTCTGCAAAGAAATCATCGTTTGTGTTTCAACCGATGGATGAATATCCATCTTCTTCTGGTGCTCCTTCCATGGGTGATCCTGATGTGTGGGGACCGCCTACCAGAGATACTTCAAATAGAAGATCTGCAAGAGGTGGTCCTGGGGGTACGAGAAAGGCGTCCCAAGATGCAGTTTGGGCTCGAAGTTCAACTTCGGCTGGTAGAGGTGGACCCACTGCTCGTGGAGGTAAGGCTGGTGGTTCTAGCAGGACAAACAGAGCATCAACTACTAGTAAAAAGGGAACTAGTTCAGGAAAGTCAAATGGTGCGAAGGATGATGCCGTG AATGGTGACGCTGAAGAGGTCAAGTCAAAACGTGGGCAGTATGAAGGGCCTGATGCTGACTTGGCAGCAACGCTTGAAAGGGATGTCTTAGATGCCGCCCCTGGAGTGAGGTTTGAAGATGTTGCAGGTCTGAGTGAAGCCAAAAGACTTCTAGAGGAAGCTGTGGTTCTTCCTTTATTGATGCCTGATTATTTCCAG GGAATCAGGAGACCGTGGAAAGGTGTTCTTATGTTTGGTCCACCGGGCACTGGAAAGACATTACTGGCGAAAGCAGTTGCTACGGAATGTGGGACCACATTTTTTAACGTATCTTCTGCAAGTTTGGCTTCTAAATGGCGTGGTGAGAGTGAGCGCATGGTTCGATGCTTGTTTGATCTCGCAAGATCTTATTCACCAAGCACAATCTTCATCGATGAAATCGACTCACTTTGCACTTCTCGTGG GGCCTCAGGGGAACATGAGTCTTCCAGGAGGGTCAAATCTGAAGTTCTAGTTCAGGTAGATGGAGTAAACAACACAGGCACTAACGAAGACGGAAGTCGCAAAATTGTGATGGTTTTGGCAGCTACAAATTTTCCATGGGATATCGATGAAGCATTGAG ACGACGACTGGAAAAGCGAATATATATCCCCCTACCGAATTTTGAGAGTAGAAGAGAACTTATAAAGATCAACTTGAGAACCGTGGAG GTAGCTGCTGACGTGGACATTGACGAGGTAGCTCGTAGAACAGAGGGGTATAGTGGTGATGATTTGACCAATGTTTGCCGAGATGCTTCCTTGAACGGGATGCGGCGTTTAATAGCAGGGAAGTCACGCGAAGAAATTAAAAATATAGCTAAAGATGACATTTCAAAAGATCCAATTGCCATGTGTGACTTTGAAGAAGCCATCTCAAAGGTTCAACCAAGTGTATCTGCTGCTGATATCGAACGCCATGAAAAATGGTTTGCAGAGTTCGGATCTGCATAA
- the LOC139845608 gene encoding protein CDI-like, with translation MTSVQSVLTNNVDQKQKPFRFFVGYDTREDIAYEVCRYSISKRSSIPVEIIPIKQSQLRDQKLFWRERNKLESTEFSFTRFLTPYLAGYEGWAVFVDCDFLYLSDVKELYDLIDDKYAVMCVQHDYTPKESTKMDGAVQTVYPRKNWSSMVLYNCGHPKNKGLTPEIVNKESGAYLHRFMWLDDEDIGEVPFVWNFLVGHNQVVDGDVSTYPKAIHYTSGGPWFEACKDCEFADLWLKELDEYMKVKEKEKYFGCNGVGNGVVISA, from the coding sequence ATGACGTCGGTGCAATCTGTCCTAACAAACAATGTCGATCAAAAACAAAAACCATTTCGGTTCTTCGTAGGTTACGACACGCGTGAAGACATAGCTTACGAGGTATGCCGTTACTCCATCTCAAAACGATCTTCAATCCCCGTCGAAATCATTCCAATCAAACAATCACAATTGCGTGATCAGAAACTTTTTTGGCGGGAACGTAATAAACTAGAAAGTACTGAATTCTCATTCACACGTTTCTTAACTCCGTATTTAGCTGGTTACGAAGGTTGGGCTGTTTTTGTAGATTGTGATTTTTTATATTTGTCTGATGTCAAAGAATTGTATGATTTGATTGATGATAAGTACGCTGTAATGTGTGTACAACATGATTATACACCTAAAGAAAGTACGAAAATGGACGGGGCTGTTCAAACGGTTTACCCGCGAAAGAATTGGTCTTCGATGGTGTTGTATAATTGCGGTCATCCGAAAAATAAGGGTTTGACTCCGGAGATTGTGAATAAGGAATCAGGGGCGTATTTGCATCGGTTTATGTGGTTGGATGATGAGGACATTGGGGAAGTTCCTTTTGTATGGAACTTTTTAGTTGGGCATAATCAGGTTGTTGATGGGGATGTGAGTACGTACCCGAAAGCTATACATTATACGAGCGGTGGGCCATGGTTCGAAGCGTGCAAAGATTGCGAGTTTGCGGATTTGTGGTTGAAGGAATTGGATGAGTATATGAAGGTGAAGGAGAAAGAGAAGTATTTTGGGTGTAATGGGGTGGGGAATGGTGTTGTAATTAGTGCCTAA